Below is a window of Burkholderia cepacia DNA.
GTCGCGTCGCCCGGTAACGGTCCCCGCCAGTGCCGCGACTCAGAGCAAGCCCATCCCGCCCGACGCGATGATTTCCGCGCCGACGATGAACGCCGATTCCGCCGCGCTCAGGTGCAGCACCGTCGACGCGATTTCTTCCGGCGTACCGAAGCGGCCGACCGGAACGAGGCCCTTGATCTTGCCGGCCGTCTCGTCGAGCGTCGCGGCATCGAGCCCGAGCTTGCCGTAGAGCGGCGTCTGCACCGGTCCCGGGCTCACGACGTTCACGCGCACGCCGTGCGGCAGCAGCTCCGTCGACAGCGTCTTCGCGAACGAATTGACGGCCGCCTTGCTCGCCGCGTACACCGACGAGCCGGGCATCCCGATGTGCGCGTTGATCGAGCCGTTGATCACGATCGACGCGCCGCGGTTCAGCAGCGGCACCAGCGACTGGATCTGGAAATACGCGCCCTTCACGTTGGTGTTGAACACGAGGTCCCACATGGCCTCGTCGCTGTCGGCGAACGGCGCGAGCTTCGCGACGCCCGCGTTGATGAACACGGCGTCGAGCCTTGCGCCGGCCGTCGCGATCGCATCCGCCAGTGCGCGGGCCGACGCGACGCTGCCGGCCTCGTTGCGGATCGCCAGCGCGCCTTCGCCGAGCGATTGCCGGGCGGCTTCCAGCGTCTCGACGTCGCGCCCGGTGATGATGACCCGCGCGCCTTCGGCCGCGAATGCCCTGGCGGCCGCCAGGCCGATGCCGCTGTTGCCGCCCGTGACGAGGACCGTTTTTCCTTCGAAGCGTTGCATGATGTTCTCCTGTGAACCGGTGGGTTGACCGTGAACACAGGATGCGCGCGGCGCGCGGCCTTGCCGTACGACGGGCGTGACGAACATGTTCGAAAACATCGAACATG
It encodes the following:
- a CDS encoding SDR family oxidoreductase — encoded protein: MQRFEGKTVLVTGGNSGIGLAAARAFAAEGARVIITGRDVETLEAARQSLGEGALAIRNEAGSVASARALADAIATAGARLDAVFINAGVAKLAPFADSDEAMWDLVFNTNVKGAYFQIQSLVPLLNRGASIVINGSINAHIGMPGSSVYAASKAAVNSFAKTLSTELLPHGVRVNVVSPGPVQTPLYGKLGLDAATLDETAGKIKGLVPVGRFGTPEEIASTVLHLSAAESAFIVGAEIIASGGMGLL